A window of Ipomoea triloba cultivar NCNSP0323 chromosome 2, ASM357664v1 contains these coding sequences:
- the LOC116007712 gene encoding protein NOI4, whose translation MSEKGRPLPKFGEWDVNDPASAEGFTVIFNKARDEKKTGGQPESPTKTDAHTKHAADQSKPPAKKWCCCMQAPHAES comes from the exons ATGTCG GAGAAGGGTCGACCATTGCCCAAGTTTGGTGAATGGGATGTTAATGACCCAGCTTCGGCAGAGGGGTTTACTGTGATCTTTAATAAGGCCAGAGATGAGAAGAAAACAGGTGGCCAGCCAGAATCACCAACAAAGACAGATGCTCATACTAAGCATGCTGCAGATCAATCAAAACCTCCAGCT AAAAAATGGTGTTGCTGCATGCAGGCCCCACACGCAGAATCTTAA